In Fusarium musae strain F31 chromosome 7, whole genome shotgun sequence, a single window of DNA contains:
- a CDS encoding hypothetical protein (EggNog:ENOG41) produces the protein MAEDSKPQIEEPQAPLVLPESLQGIAKKSRKKRPKTLVSRGPTALPKNRGSGFEEYFADPPLTPVEATEEKNEIYSPDLPFAERMQSCIQRFRSRRRLQGDRGLYFNEYLFLGGVDTSPNTFGGLSQQELKELTPAQRREATATDIIWASSQGGDKFYDGDDKKWTVDFAAVVAGFFSVSLVHLTSFEPKKMEEGIDTIKNFLRYVLQHDVCPEYEDSVNEALEVCKTASIEWPMIRQLMADLPGYFNLACSEMFHHGSTTEHWSFQTFKRPKNFDPKAVFFAAFALMDEPELFEKLSLKEPSFSCGFTCTLELVEVIRPEEDIVKRFNSLVIGDKVANHVPVGKAVFKQGYIQDDWENPWAGEWPVKEETITLFFDDALLANMMPGLRMVASITELDAGLRFLKSVEMIVPSFFIFLPQEMMRYYKEPRVDDRAAPSTRDGQKEKGLEEDEY, from the exons ATGGCTGAAGACTCGAAGCCTCAGATCGAGGAGCCCCAGGCGCCCTTGGTTCTGCCAGAGTCCCTCCAGGGCATCGCCAAGAAGAGCCGCAAGAAAAGACCCAAGACCCTCGTCAGCCGTGGTCCTACAGCGCTTCCAAAGAATCGTGGAAGTGGTTTTGAGGAGTATTTCGCCGATCCGCCTCTGACGCCCGTTGAGGCcacagaggagaagaatgagatcTACTCTCCAGACCTCCCTTTTGCTGA GCGCATGCAATCTTGCATCCAGCGTTTCCGCTCCCGACGTCGTCTCCAGGGCGACCGCGGTCTCTACTTCAACGAGTATCTCTTCCTCGGCGGCGTCGATACCTCGCCTAACACCTTCGGCGGCCTCAGTCAGCAAGAACTAAAGGAACTGACTCCCGCCCAGCGCCGAGAGGCAACTGCCACAGATATCATCTGGGCCAGCTCTCAGGGTGGCGACAAGTTCTacgatggcgatgacaaGAAGTGGACTGTCGATTTCGCTGCTGTCGTCGCAGGCTTCTTCTCCGTCAGTCTCGTCCACCTGACCTCCTTTGAGCCCAAGAAAATGGAGGAGGGTATCGACACGATTAAGAACTTTCTTCGATACGTTCTCCAGCACGATGTCTGTCCTGAGTACGAGGACAGTGTAAATGAGGCTCTCGAGGTGTGCAAGACTGCGAGCATCGAGTGGCCCATGATCCGACAGCTCATGGCTGATCTTCCCGGCTACTTCAACCTCGCCTGCTCAGAGATGTTCCACCACGGATCTACCACGGAGCATTGGTCATTCCAGACCTTCAAGCGACCCAAGAATTTCGACCCCAAGGCTGTCTTTTTCGCGGCTTTTGCTCTCATGGACGAGCCTGAACTCTTCGAGAAGCTTTCTCTCAAGGAGCCCAGCTTCTCTTGTGGGTTCACCTGCACTCTTGAGCTGGTTGAAGTCATCCGCCCTGAGGAGGATATCGTCAAGCGATTCAACTCTCTCGTCATCGGTGACAAAGTAGCGAACCACGTCCCTGTTGGTAAAGCTGTCTTCAAGCAGGGCTACATTCAGGATGACTGGGAGAATCCATGGGCTGGTGAATGGCctgtcaaggaggagaccATCACTCTTTTCTTCGACGATGCCCTTCTGGCAAACATGATGCCGGGGTTGAGGATGGTTGCATCTATCACCGAATTGGATGCGGGACTGCGGTTCCTCAAGTCCGTTGAGATGATTGTCCCGtcgttcttcatctttctcCCTCAGGAAATGATGCGCTACTACAAGGAGCCCAGAGTCGATGATCGCGCTGCTCCCTCCACCCGAGATggacagaaagaaaagggtCTTGAGGAGGACGAATACTGA
- a CDS encoding hypothetical protein (EggNog:ENOG41): protein MPTINALRSFEPPPIPSLPDFDRRRSTTSTLSNNNSDSVTSSLRGLQAPPKTSRANRPKSAKFSSYRLRSNSGLSLHTNEDILRQYTDYHPDGTPRAGMYSNGLGQWSGERLRSIDSVTSSRSQRSSIAFTESDGSGELPIPDLVGREMFDMVMADHAASGQLWRFAANRGLGQNVDYLMKIRDYIQSLEQVVIQLSTISTSYTSITATSPINLPSPMSKALNTNIKHLTTSLIPSLENMFLESKTYIEQRIVREIFPDFVKQQLSQCTSLALSLDAEGDSPPNPYPGLKGSFCLSDPSRSGNPIVFASDEFEELTGYARNEVLAHNCRFLQGPQTDRDAIAKMRSAIWRNEECTELLLNFRKDGTPFWNLLFLCPLLDTAGKTKFFMGAQIDVSSSLHDTHDVLKVLSYGAAEEEKTPERSNSRWASDGSQGEPEAEEALSVKNNQYKTTKMSGFFKAFKKPPPPPPLSPPLSPRRSSDRPRSSAGPTILDKTYSTRTVIRRFSNQPEMLMTTYARYMILEHVPSYPASLGAMPLDQEMKYPPKLCVSFYSKEMLDALDLGMSAEAIIGKDIFDIFTEQSTLPSVTKAFKSTVRDLVVRDGKSVSLDLALANHIPRRANMTRTLSGDSGEASPKKPAKMMSHWTPLKDTEGYVKYVAMIVSPI from the exons ATGCCTACAATCAACGCTCTTCGATCATTCGAACCTCCTCCTATTCCATCTCTACCCGATTTTGATCGTCGTCGTTCCACAACATCGACActctccaacaacaactccGATTCTGTCACCTCATCTCTGCGGGGTCTTCAAGCACCACCCAAAACCAGCAGAGCAAACCGCCCCAAGAGTGCTAAATTTTCATCCTACCGCTTGCGCAGCAATTCAGGCCTTTCACTCCACACCAATGAGGACATTCTGAGACAATATACCGACTACCACCCTGATGGCACACCGCGTGCCGGCATGTATAGCAACGGACTGGGCCAGTGGTCGGgcgagaggttgaggagcaTTGACTCTGTTACATCGTCCAGAAGTCAAAGATCCAGTATCGCTTTCACTGAGTCGGATGGTTCCGGCGAATTGCCTATTCCTGATCTTGTTGGACGGGAGATGTTTGATATGGTCATGGCCGATCATGCTGCCAGTGGTCAATTATGGAGATTCGCCGCCAATCGAGGACTTGGTCAGAATGTTGATTACCTCATGAAG ATTCGCGACTATATCCAATCCCTGGAGCAGGTTGTCATTCAACTCTCGACAATATCAACTTCGTACACATCCATCACCGCAACATCACCAATTAATCTGCCCTCCCCTATGTCCAaggctctcaacaccaacatcaaacATCTCACAACATCACTTATTCCCAGCCTGGAAAACATGTTTCTCGAATCTAAAACCTATATCGAGCAGCGCATCGTCAGAGAAATCTTCCCCGATTTTGTCAAACAGCAACTATCTCAGTGTACTAGTCTGGCTCTCTCCCTCGACGCAGAAGGTGACTCACCACCAAACCCATACCCGGGCCTCAAGGGATCATTTTGTTTAAGTGACCCGTCGCGATCCGGAAACCCTATTGTCTTTGCTTCCGACGAGTTCGAGGAACTGACAGGATATGCACGAAATGAGGTTTTGGCACACAATTGCCGCTTCCTTCAGGGGCCACAAACTGACCGAGACGCAATTGCCAAGATGCGCTCCGCGATCTGGCGCAACGAGGAGTGTACAGAATTGCTTCTCAACTTTCGCAAAGATGGGACGCCTTTTTGGAATCTTCTGTTCCTGTGCCCTCTTCTCGACACTGCTGGTAAAACAAAGTTCTTTATGGGTGCCCAGATAGATGTCTCGTCCTCGCTGCACGACACTCATGATGTTCTCAAGGTTTTGTCGTACGGTGCtgcggaggaagagaagacacCTGAACGGAGCAACTCTCGCTGGGCTAGCGATGGATCTCAAGGCGAGCCTGAAGCGGAGGAAGCCCTGAGTGTCAAGAACAACCAATACAAGACAACAAAGATGTCTGGATTCTTCAAAGCGTTCAAGAagccgcctcctcctcctccactgtcGCCGCCATTGAGCCCACGCCGCAGCTCGGATAGACCACGGTCATCAGCTGGACCCACGATACTGGACAAGACCTACAGTACACGAACCGTTATCAGGAGATTTTCTAATCAGCCAGAAATGCTTATGACAACATACGCCCGTTACATGATCCTCGAGCATGTTCCTTCATACCCAGCATCCTTGGGTGCAATGCCTCTCGACCAGGAGATGAAGTATCCACCCAAGTTGTGTGTGTCTTTCTACTCTAAAGAGATGCTCGATGCTCTTGATCTGGGCATGTCGGCGGAGGCTATCATTGGCAAAGATATATTTGACATTTTCACTGAGCAATCTACGCTGCCATCGGTTACCAAGGCATTCAAGTCGACAGTCCGAGATCTCGTTGTCCGCGATGGCAAATCCGTCTCGTTGGATCTTGCACTTGCAAACCACATCCCTCGTCGCGCCAATATGACAAGGACGTTGAGTGGTGATAGTGGGGAAGCATCACCGAAGAAGccagccaagatgatgagcCATTGGACACCTCTCAAAGATACTGAAGGATATGTCAAGTATGTGGCAATGATTGTGTCGCCAATTTAA
- a CDS encoding hypothetical protein (EggNog:ENOG41): MPDRKELRDYNYAVAGHAGTLCTPDGELFIKPCTQSEIDFYQSANRRHPEFADIMPLFMGSLLLTDPTEKTIDEAVAGVISHAGDLKTSKEEIVASVTEQVAHATAATQQKEGGAWVPAKDNKIKTDTAVVLDNATFGFKSPNILDVKLGVRLWADDAPQQKKQRFDKISAETTHGSLGFRIAGMRVYRGSEDASELDEENYKIYDKDYGRTTVTQENVVDQFRKFIFNKSAGIDEDLGKAVCAAFIRDLQRVEDILSRHESRMYSSSLLFIFEGDGEALRSAIEENNALIDAEAGIGQAARTTKRVDSGIALDDEDELDEDSDLEASLPQIYSLKLIDFAHAEWTPGQGPDENALTGVRSLLRIFEEMA, from the exons ATGCCTGATCGCAAAGAGCTTCGCGATTACAACTACGCTGTCGCCGGCCA TGCCGGCACGCTTTGTACCCCCGATGGCGAACTATTCATCAAGCCTTGCACGCAGTCCGAGATCGATTTCTACCAGTCTGCCAATCGACGACATCCCGAATTCGCCGATATAATGCCATTGTTTATGGGATCCCTCCTACTCACCGATCCTACTGAGAAGACAATAGACgaggctgttgctggtgTCATCTCCCACGCCGGAGATCTCAAGACGTCAAAGGAAGAAATTGTCGCTTCGGTGACCGAACAGGTTGCTCATGCTACAGCAGCGACACAACAAAAAGAGGGTGGCGCTTGGGTCCCGGCCAAGGataacaagatcaagaccgaTACGGCGGTTGTGCTGGACAATGCCACCTTTGGCTTCAAGAGCCCCAACATCCTCGATGTCAAGTTGGGAGTAAGACTATGGGCCGACGATGCCCCTCAACAAAAAAAGCAGCGCTTCGACAAGATCTCGGCCGAGACGACACACGGTAGCTTGGGATTCCGGATAGCAGGAATGCGGGTCTACCGCGGATCAGAGGATGCTTCAGAACTAGACGAGGAAAACTACAAGATCTACGATAAGGACTATGGACGAACAACAGTCACCCAAGAAAACGTCGTGGACCAGTTCCGAaaattcatcttcaacaagagcGCTGGCATCGATGAAGATCTCGGCAAGGCCGTTTGCGCCGCCTTCATCCGAGATCTCCAAAGAGTTGAAGATATCCTCTCACGACATGAAAGCCGAATGTACTCATCTTCGCTACTTTTCATCTTCGAGGGCGATGGTGAAGCCCTCCGAAGCGCTATTGAAGAGAACAACGCACTCATCGACGCAGAGGCAGGTATCGGCCAAGCAGCTCGAACCACCAAGAGGGTTGATAGCGGCATCGCTctggacgacgaagacgagctGGACGAAGACTCGGACCTCGAGGCCTCCCTGCCACAAATATACTCCCTAAAACTCATTGACTTTGCCCACGCCGAATGGACCCCCGGCCAAGGACCCGACGAGAACGCCTTGACGGGTGTGAGGAGTCTTTTACGCATCTTTGAGGAGATGGCATAA
- a CDS encoding hypothetical protein (EggNog:ENOG41), whose protein sequence is MSIPGLGQIPTQPTASSTRVITLRPACEWRFQVSSSVIVKLLSGTAEKDGVELGPKNAYTFAGIKSKILTWHGCELEVDGRCDVDSVAEYANPTDNTANVHVNLHGQLNDMRQKAAMEGREGPRVLIVGPADVGKTTVARTLTSYATRQGYQPLVVNANPKEGMLSLPGTLSASVLATVMDIEAVDGWGSTPTSGPSSVPVKLPLVFYYGRASPDEDPEFYRELMSKLAGSVSTRLSEDEDVKSSGVIIDGMGLPEQSNDGYELVAHIVDEFSVNVVIVIGSTSITSELSKRFSNERTSLGEPISIVPIDKSDGVVVRDEAFLQHVREAAIKEYFFGDSKRTLSPLIQQVDFDSVIVYHNSDEHSPNQGVTREDPSTPMQHWTFAIMHATPKESPDTVRAASVMGFLYVSDVDEERRKIKLLSPVSGRLGDQPLVWGKWPEPFINLLG, encoded by the exons ATGTCAATTCCAGGCCTGGGCCAGATTCCCACACAG CCCACCGCCTCGAGCACCCGCGTCATCACCCTCCGACCAGCCTGCGAATGGCGCTTCCAAGTCTCCTCCTCCGTAATCGTCAAGCTCCTCTCCGGCACAGCAGAGAAAGACGGCGTCGAACTAGGCCCTAAGAACGCTTATACCTTCGCGGGCATCAAGTCAAAGATTTTAACATGGCACGGATGCGAGCTTGAGGTCGATGGTCGATGCGATGTTGACTCCGTGGCGGAATATGCGAATCCGACTGATAACACGGCGAACGTGCATGTGAATCTCCATGGACAGCTTAATGATATGCGACAAAAGGCGGCGATggagggaagagagggaCCGAGGGTGTTGATCGTTGGACCAGCAGATGTGGGAAAGACAACGGTTGCGAGGACGTTGACGAGTTATGCGACGAGACAAGGCTACCAACCTCTAGTGGTGAACGCGAACCCTAAAGAAGGAATGCTCAGTTTGCCGGGAACACTGAGCGCAAGCGTTCTTGCGACTGTCATGGACATTGAGGCTGTGGACGGCTGGGGCAGCACGCCTACCAGCGGCCCAAGCAGTGTACCCGTGAAGCTGCCTCTGGTATTTTACTACGGACGAGCTTCGCCCGATGAAGACCCCGAATTTTACCGCGAACTCATGAGTAAACTTGCAGGAAGCGTGAGTACACGCTTgagcgaggatgaggacgtcAAGAGCTCAGGTGTCATCATTGATGGAATGGGTCTTCCTGAACAGAGCAATGATGGGTATGAGCTGGTCGCACACATTGTCGATGAGTTTTCCG TCAATGTCGTTATTGTGATTGGTTCAACAAGTATCACCTCCGAGCTATCTAAACGATTCAGCAACGAGCGAACAAGTCTCGGAGAACCCATCAGCATTGTTCCCATCGACAAGTCCGACGGCGTCGTAGTTCGAGACGAGGCATTCCTACAGCACGTAAGAGAAGCAGCTATCAAGGAGTATTTCTTCGGCGACTCCAAGCGCACTCTCAGCCCCCTGATCCAGCAAGTCGATTTCGACAGTGTGATTGTGTATCACAATTCCGACG AACATTCCCCCAACCAGGGTGTCACCCGAGAAGACCCCTCTACGCCGATGCAGCACTGGACGTTTGCCATTATGCACGCAACACCTAAGGAGTCGCCCGATACGGTCCGTGCTGCAAGTGTTATGGGCTTCTTGTACGTGTCGGATGTGGATGAGGAGCGTCGTAAGATCAAGCTGCTGTCGCCGGTGAGCGGACGGTTGGGTGACCAGCCGCTTGTGTGGGGGAAGTGGCCGGAGCCGTTTATTAACCTGCTCGGATAA
- a CDS encoding hypothetical protein (EggNog:ENOG41) codes for MDDLANLELLSLVSKVSSELKNHMNLDDKTVAEFLIDKRTKSSNFDDFRDDLAKALPSIPLSLIESIDRLVLALHPQFKGKVKANHEEHHSRTLEEKEKVFSGLALPDKEPARDDGSGAFDDTLALLEGLEGKAKKEKSARKRSRSPRDDYKESRRRRRRSRSGERRKRDKYRSRSRSHERGDEDWRDGYRDSRKDRRGRRRHEDDDDDRFRNAPAPEVDDSPQLHKVYEGHVTGLKDFGAFINLHNVKGRVDGLVHVSRMSAGQRVNHPSDLVSHGQKVWVKVTSLDKDQNGRDRVGLSMKDVDQSTGEDLEPQARMTTGANMEALGGGPRDGFAEPTGMPRDNLGPPRRQKKRMTSPERWEIRQLIASGVAKASDYPDLEEDYNATLRGDGDLELEEDVDIEVREEEPPFLAGQTKQSLELSPIRVVKAPEGSMNRAAMSGTNLAKERKELKQQEADAAAKDEPKENLSSQWQDPMADPDKRKFASDLRNARKNQPSEDVPEWKKAVIPKGQSLGKRTNLSIKEQRESLPVYAFREQLIKAVHENQILIVVGETGSGKTTQLTQYLAEAGFANDGIIGCTQPRRVAAMSVAKRVAEEVGCKLGEEVGYTIRFEDCTSPSTKIKYMTDGMLQREILVDPDMSRYSCIMLDEAHERTIATDVLFALLKKALKRRPDMKVIVTSATLDADKFSAYFNECPIFTIPGRTYPVEILYSKEPESDYLDTALVTVMQIHITEPKGDILLFLTGQEEIDTACEVLYERMKALGPNVPDLIILPVYASLPTEMQSRIFDPAPPGSRKVVIATNIAETSITIDEIYYVVDPGFVKQNAYDPKLGMDSLVVTPISQAQANQRAGRAGRTGPGKCFRLYTEAAYQSEMLPTSIPEIQRQNLSTTILMLKAMGINDLLHFDFMDPPPINTMLTALEELYALSALDDEGLLTRLGRKMADFPMEPSLAKVLIAAVDLECADEVLSIVSMLNIPTVFYRPKEKQSQADQKKAKFHDPHGDHLTFLNVYNSWKQSGYSAPWCFENFIQARSMRRAKDVRDQIVKIMDRYKHKIKSCGRDTEKVRRALCAGFFRNAARKDPQEGYKTLIEGTPVYLHPSSALFGKQAEWVIYHELILTSKEYMHCTTSIEPKWLVEAAPTFFKVAPTDKLSKRKKAERIQPLYNKFATEDDWRLSAQRKGGRGGGGGGTWG; via the coding sequence ATGGATGACTTGGCAAATCTCGAGTTGTTATCCCTCGTTTCAAAGGTCTCTTCCGAGCTGAAGAATCATATGAACCTAGACGACAAGACGGTCGCCGAGTTTCTTATCGATAAAAGGACCAAAAGCAGCAATTTCGACGACTTTCGCGATGATCTAGCAAAGGCCCTCCCCTCGATTCCTCTCAGCCTTATAGAGAGTATCGACCGTTTAGTACTTGCTCTGCACCCTCAGTTCAAGGGAAAAGTAAAGGCCAACCACGAAGAGCATCATTCGAGAACCCtagaggagaaggaaaaggtctTTAGTGGGCTCGCGCTGCCGGATAAGGAGCCTGCGCGCGACGATGGATCTGGCGCATTCGACGACACACTAGCACTGTTAGAGGGTCTCGAAGGGAAGGCGAAAAAGGAGAAGTCCGCGAGAAAACGAAGTCGGAGCCCCCGCGACGATTACAAAGagtcaaggaggaggaggaggaggtcgCGCTCAGGAGAACGACGAAAACGAGACAAATACCGATCGCGGTCGCGGTCGCATGAGCGAGGCGACGAAGATTGGCGTGACGGGTACCGTGATTCGCGCAAAGATCGACGAGGGCGTAGGCGGcacgaagacgatgacgacgaccgATTTCGCAATGCTCCAGCtcctgaagttgatgatTCACCGCAATTGCACAAGGTCTACGAAGGACATGTAACGGGATTGAAAGATTTCGGTGCCTTTATCAACCTGCACAATGTAAAAGGCAGAGTCGATGGCCTAGTACACGTTTCCCGAATGTCTGCTGGACAGCGCGTCAACCACCCGTCGGATTTGGTGTCGCATGGACAAAAAGTCTGGGTCAAGGTGACAAGTCTCGATAAGGATCAAAACGGCCGCGATCGCGTGGGCTTGTCAATGAAGGACGTTGATCAGTCGACTGGGGAGGATCTAGAACCACAAGCTCGAATGACAACTGGTGCCAATATGGAAGCGCTGGGAGGAGGTCCAAGAGACGGGTTTGCGGAACCAACCGGCATGCCTCGAGATAACTTGGGGCCTCCACGACGACAGAAAAAGAGAATGACTTCTCCCGAAAGGTGGGAGATCAGACAGTTGATCGCATCGGGAGTGGCCAAGGCTTCAGACTACCCTGACCTGGAAGAAGACTACAACGCGACTCTCCGCGGAGATggcgatcttgagcttgaagaggaCGTCGACATTGAGGTTCGCGAGGAGGAACCGCCATTCTTGGCCGGACAGACCAAGCAGTCCCTGGAATTATCACCTATTCGCGTTGTCAAGGCCCCAGAAGGCTCTATGAATCGAGCCGCTATGTCTGGTACCAACTTGGCGAAGGAACGTAAGGAGCTcaagcaacaagaagccGATGCGGCCGCGAAGGACGAACCCAAAGAGAACCTGTCCTCTCAATGGCAAGACCCTATGGCTGATCCCGATAAGAGGAAGTTTGCCAGCGATTTGAGGAATGCCAGGAAGAACCAGCCCTCTGAAGATGTGCCTGAATGGAAAAAAGCAGTCATTCCAAAGGGACAGTCTCTGGGCAAGCGCACGAACCTCAGCATCAAGGAACAACGAGAGTCGCTTCCTGTATATGCATTCCGAGAGCAACTGATCAAGGCTGTTCACGAGAACCAGATCTTGATCGTAGTTGGAGAAACAGGATCAGGAAAGACGACCCAGTTAACACAGTATCTCGCTGAAGCTGGCTTTGCCAATGATGGTATCATTGGCTGTACGCAACCTCGTCGTGTGGCTGCTATGTCCGTCGCTAAGCGAGTAgcagaagaagttggatgcaagcttggtgaggagGTCGGATATACGATTCGATTTGAAGACTGCACCAGTCCCTCAACCAAGATCAAGTACATGACAGATGGTATGCTTCAGCGTGAGATTCTGGTAGATCCCGACATGTCGCGATACTCCTGTATCATGCTTGACGAAGCTCACGAGCGTACCATTGCCACCGATGTGCTGTTTGCCTTGCTAAAGAAGGCTCTCAAACGACGTCCCGATATGAAAGTCATTGTCACCTCAGCTACTCTCGATGCAGACAAATTCTCTGCATACTTCAACGAATGTCCTATTTTCACGATTCCCGGTCGAACATACCCTGTCGAGATCCTCTATTCAAAAGAACCCGAGTCCGATTACCTCGATACCGCTCTTGTCACAGTCATGCAAATCCATATTACTGAGCCCAAGGGCgacattcttcttttcttgacaggccaagaagaaattGACACGGCATGCGAAGTCTTGTATGAGAGAATGAAAGCCTTAGGGCCTAATGTGCCAGACCTCATCATTCTTCCTGTCTACGCTTCACTTCCGACAGAAATGCAAAGCCGAATTTTCGATCCTGCGCCCCCTGGCAGCCGTAAGGTTGTCATCGCCACCAATATTGCAGAGACTTCCATTACTATCGACGAGATTTACTACGTCGTCGACCCAGGTTTCGTCAAGCAGAACGCTTACGACCCCAAGTTGGGTATGGACTCTCTGGTAGTTACACCAATTTCTCAGGCCCAGGCAAACCAAAGAGCAGGACGAGCAGGGCGAACTGGACCTGGAAAGTGTTTCCGTTTATACACAGAGGCGGCTTACCAGTCTGAAATGCTGCCGACTAGTATTCCCGAAATCCAGAGGCAGAACTTGTCCACAACAATCCTCATGCTCAAGGCAATGGGCATTAACGACTTGCTTCACTTTGACTTCATGGACCCGCCCCCTATCAACACCATGCTTACAGCATTGGAGGAGCTATATGCCCTCAGTGCCCTCGACGACGAGGGTCTGCTCACTCGGCTGGGGCGAAAGATGGCCGATTTCCCTATGGAACCTTCCCTAGCCAAGGTGCTTATCGCGGCTGTTGATCTAGAATGTGCGGATGAAGTCCTCAGCATCGTGTCGATGCTTAACATCCCAACCGTCTTTTACCGCCCCAAAGAGAAGCAGTCTCAAGCAGATCAAAAGAAGGCCAAGTTCCACGATCCTCACGGCGACCACCTAACCTTCCTCAACGTCTACAACTCATGGAAGCAGAGCGGTTACTCAGCACCCTGGTGTTTCGAGAACTTTATCCAAGCGCGTTCCATGCGTCGCGCAAAAGACGTCCGCGATCAAATCGTCAAGATCATGGACCGCTACAAACACAAGATCAAGTCCTGCGGCCGCGACACCGAAAAGGTCCGCCGGGCCCTCTGCGCAGGCTTCTTCCGCAACGCAGCGCGCAAGGATCCCCAGGAGGGCTACAAGACCCTCATCGAGGGCACTCCCGTGTACCTGCACCCGAGCTCCGCGCTCTTCGGCAAGCAGGCCGAGTGGGTCATTTACCACGAGCTCATCCTCACGAGCAAGGAGTACATGCACTGCACCACGAGCATCGAGCCCAAGTGGCTCGTGGAGGCGGCTCCgaccttcttcaaggtcGCGCCGACGGATAAGCtgagcaagaggaagaaggcggAGAGGATCCAGCCGCTGTATAATAAATTTGCTACCGAGGATGATTGGAGGTTGAGTGCGCAGAGGAAGGGCGgaagaggaggtggtggtggtggtactTGGGGTTAA
- a CDS encoding hypothetical protein (EggNog:ENOG41), whose product MCSADFFLAFLAILFPPLPVWVKCGLCSADSLINILLCCLAYIPGLIHAWYIIAKYPEPPYEYESLPQDREGNRVTYVYVQCPPGPHQHGHGHPQNQQPKPQPQPQHGGASNNNNSMNYGTQNAGGSSRPAPQQHGVTSNGEGSSESQGVPPSYADVVAGDHKIQSKD is encoded by the exons ATGTGTTCCGCCGACTTCTTCCTCGCTTTCCTCGCCATTCTCTTCCCCCCACTGCCCG TCTGGGTAAAGTGCGGTCTCTGCAGCGCCGATTCTCTCATTAACATCCTCCTCTGCTGCCTCGCATACATTCCCGGCCTTATCCACGCGTGGtacatcatcgccaaatATCCTGAGCCGCCCTACGAGTACGAGTCCTTGCCACAGGATCGTGAGGGTAACCGCGTTACCTACGTCTACGTCCAGTGCCCGCCAGGCCCTCATCAGCACGGCCACGGCCACCCCCAGAACCAGCAGCCCAAGCcccagcctcaacctcagcatgGCGGTGCTagcaacaacaataacaGCATGAACTATGGCACTCAGAACGCTGGTGGTTCTTCTCGTCCCGCGCCCCAGCAGCATGGCGTGACAAGCAATGGCGAGGGTAGTTCTGAAAGCCAGGGCGTGCCACCTTCTTACGCCGACGTCGTCGCTGGAGATCACAAGATTCAGTCCAAGGATTAA